A window of the Brassica napus cultivar Da-Ae chromosome A2, Da-Ae, whole genome shotgun sequence genome harbors these coding sequences:
- the LOC106389889 gene encoding 65-kDa microtubule-associated protein 1 has product MTVTDAESPHLGEITCGTLLQKLQEIWDEVGESDEQRDKMLLQIEQECLDVYKRKVEQAAKSRAELLQTLSDANAELSSLTTSLGEKTFANGIPDKSSGTIKEQLAAIAPALEQLWQQKEERVRAFSDVQSQIQKISGEIAGGLSSNELPLPPIVDESDLSLKKLDSFHSQLQELQKEKSDRLQKVLEFVSTVHDLCAVLTLDFLTTVTQVHPSLDEETAVQAKSISNDTLSMLSKTVLTLEDDKKQRLRKLQELATQLVDLWNLMDTPDEERDLFNHVTCNISSSVDDVTSPGALARDLINQAEVEVDRLDQLKASRMKEIAFKKQSELEEIYARAHVEINPESARERIMSLIDAGNVEHTELLADMDSQIAKAREEAVSRKDVLDRVEKWMSACEEESWLEDYNRDHNRYSSSRGAHLNLKRAEKARILVSKIPTMVDTLVAKIRAWEEEHSMSFAYDGVPLLAMLDEYGMLRQEREDEKRRLREQKKVQEQPHVEQDSAFSTRPSTAARPVSAKKPVGTRANNGGANRRLSLNANQNGSRSVAKEGGRRESLNKPAAPANYVAISKEEAAASSPVSGAADQVSASP; this is encoded by the exons ATGACGGTCACAGATGCTGAAAGTCCTCATCTCGGGGAGATTACTTGTGGTACTTTACTCCAAAAGCTGCAG GAAATATGGGATGAAGTAGGTGAGAGCGATGAGCAACGAGACAAGATGCTTCTCCAGATAGAGCAAGAGTGTCTCGatgtttacaaaagaaaagttgAACAAGCTGCCAAGTCCCGCGCCGAGCTTCTTCAGACCTTGTCTGATGCTAACGCTGAACTCTCCAGCCTCACTACCTCTCTTGGAGAAAAAACCTTTGCTAATGGCATT CCAGATAAGTCTTCTGGAACGATTAAAGAACAGCTTGCTGCTATAGCACCAGCTCTCGAACAACTCTGGCAACAGAAAGAGGAGAGAGTCAGAGCCTTCTCCGATGTGCAATCACAAATCCAGAagatctccggagagattgctGGTGGTTTGAGTAGTAACGAGCTTCCACTTCCTCCTATAGTCGATGAATCTGACCTGTCTCTCAAGAAACTAGACTCTTTCCACAGCCAACTCCAAGAGCTTCAGAAAGAGAAGAGCGACAGGCTGCAGAAAGTGCTCGAGTTTGTGAGCACTGTCCATGACCTATGCGCCGTTCTCACTTTGGACTTCTTAACCACCGTGACACAAGTTCACCCAAGCTTAGATGAAGAAACAGCTGTCCAGGCCAAGAGCATTAGCAACGACACTCTCTCAATGTTGTCTAAAACCGTTCTGACTCTTGAAGATGACAAGAAGCAAAGACTTCGAAAGCTTCAAGAGCTTGCCACTCAGCTGGTTGATCTTTGGAACCTGATGGACACTCCTGATGAAGAAAGGGATCTTTTCAACCACGTCACGTGCAACATTTCATCTTCAGTAGATGACGTCACTTCGCCAGGCGCTCTCGCACGTGATCTGATCAACCAGGCTGAGGTGGAAGTGGACAGGCTTGACCAGCTGAAAGCCAGCAGAATGAAGGAGATTGCATTCAAGAAACAGTCAGAGCTAGAGGAGATATACGCTCGTGCGCACGTGGAGATAAACCCTGAGTCGGCTCGCGAGAGGATCATGTCGCTGATTGATGCTGGGAACGTGGAGCATACTGAGTTGTTGGCGGATATGGATAGTCAGATAGCTAAGGCTAGAGAAGAAGCGGTTAGTAGGAAGGATGTATTGGACAGAGTTGAGAAATGGATGTCTGCGTGTGAGGAAGAGAGCTGGTTAGAAGACTACAACCGG GATCACAACAGGTACAGTTCAAGCAGAGGAGCTCATTTGAATCTCAAGAGAGCTGAGAAAGCCAGGATTCTGGTTAGCAAGATTCCTA CCATGGTTGACACATTGGTCGCCAAGATCCGAGCTTGGGAAGAGGAACACAGCATGTCCTTTGCATACGATGGTGTTCCTCTGCTAGCTATGTTGGATGAGTACGGTATGCTCAGGCAAGAACGAGAAGATGAGAAACGGAGGCTGAGGGAGCAAAAGAAGGTTCAAGAACAGCCACACGTAGAGCAAGACTCTGCGTTTAGCACAAGGCCAAGCACTGCAGCAAGACCAGTCAGTGCTAAGAAACCTGTGGGGACACGAGCTAACAACGGAGGAGCCAACCGGCGTTTATCTTTGAATGCAAACCAGAATGGAAGCAGGTCTGTTGCGAAAGAAGGAGGGAGAAGGGAGAGTCTCAATAAGCCGGCTGCTCCTGCGAACTATGTTGCCATTTCGAAAGAGGAAGCTGCTGCTTCGTCTCCGGTTTCTGGTGCTGCAGATCAAGTTTCAGCTTCACCGTGA
- the LOC106389869 gene encoding cell division protein FtsZ homolog 1, chloroplastic codes for MAITPLAQLNELTISSSSSSFHANSISNSLHSSFASTRISGFTKRRSDSKSKSLRLRCSFSPMETAKIKVVGVGGGGNNAVNRMISSGLQSVDFYAINTDSQALLQSSAQTPLQIGELLTRGLGTGGNPLLGEQAAEESKDAIANALKGSDLVFITAGMGGGTGSGAAPVVAQISKEAGYLTVGVVTYPFSFEGRKRSLQALEAIEKLQKNVDTLIVIPNDRLLDIADEQTPLQDAFLLADDVLRQGVQGISDIITIPGLVNVDFADVKAVMKDSGTAMLGVGVSCGKNRAQEAAEQATLAPLIGSSIQSATGVVYNITGGKDITLQEVNRVSQVVTSLADPSANIIFGAVVDDRYTGEIHVTIIATGFSQSFQKTLLSDPRAAKLVDKMGSSGQQENKGMSLPHQRQSPASINTKPSSPRRLFF; via the exons ATGGCGATTACGCCGTTGGCTCAGCTCAACGAGTTAACGATCTCTTCCTCGTCCTCCTCATTTCACGCGAATTCGATATCCAATTCGTTGCATAGCAGCTTCGCGAGTACGAGAATCAGCGGCTTCACGAAACGAAGAAGCGATTCAAAGTCCAAGTCTTTGCGGCTGAGATGCTCCTTCTCTCCGATGGAGACCGCGAAGATTAAGGTCGTTGGTGTCGGCGGTGGCGGTAACAACGCCGTCAATCGCATGATTTCCAGCGGCTTGCAg AGTGTTGATTTCTATGCGATAAACACGGACTCTCAAGCTCTGCTTCAGTCTTCTGCACAAACCCCTCTTCAAATTGGAGAGCTTTTAACTCGTGGCCTTG GTACTGGTGGGAACCCGCTTCTAGGAGAACAAGCTGCTGAAGAATCTAAAGATGCTATTGCTAATGCTCTCAAAGGATCTGACCTTGTTTTCATTACTGCTGGTATGGGTGGTGGCACTGGCTCTGGTGCTGCTCCTGTCGTTGCTCAGATTTCAAAGGAAGCTGGTTATTTGACTGTTGGTGTTGTTACCTATCCTTTTAGCTTCGAAGGTCGTAAAAGATCTTTgcag GCGTTGGAAGCTATTGAGAAGCTGCAGAAGAACGTTGATACTCTTATTGTGATTCCAAATGATCGTCTGCTAGATATTGCTGATGAGCAGACACCTCTTCAGGACGCTTTTCTTCTTGCGGATGATGTTTTGCGTCAAGGAGTTCAAGGAATCTCTGATATTATTACT ATACCTGGACTGGTCAATGTAGATTTTGCGGATGTGAAGGCGGTTATGAAAGACTCTGGAACTGCAATGCTTGGGGTAGGTGTTTCCTGCGGCAAGAACCGAGCACAAGAAGCAGCTGAGCAAGCCACTTTGGCTCCATTGATTGGATCATCCATACAGTCAGCTACTGGTGTCGTCTACAACATCACCGGCGGAAAAGACATTACTTTGCAGGAAGTGAACCGAGTATCTCAG GTGGTGACAAGTTTGGCAGACCCATCAGCCAACATCATATTTGGAGCTGTTGTGGATGATCGTTACACTGGAGAGATTCATGTAACGATAATCGCCACGGGCTTCTCACAGTCTTTCCAGAAGACTCTTCTGAGTGATCCAAGAGCAGCTAAACTCGTGGACAAAATGGGATCATCAGGTCAACAAGAGAACAAAGGAATGTCTCTGCCTCACCAGAGGCAGTCTCCTGCAAGTATCAACACCAAACCATCCTCTCCCCGTAGACTTTTCTTCTag